CGACCTACACCGACTCCGGCGGATTCCAGGTCATGTCGCTGGGCGTGGGCTTCAAAAAGGTCCTGGCGATGGACGTTGCGGATCTCAGCGATAAGGACATCCGCGCCGCCAAGAAGGAACGCATGGCGCAGGTGGACGAGGATGGCGTGGATTTTAAATCCGTCATCGACGGCTCCAAGCACCGCTTTACCCCCGAGAAGTCCATGCAGATCCAGCACGGGCTGGGCGCAGACATCATGTTTGCCTTCGACGAGCTGACCACGCTGGTTGATACGCGCACCTATCAGGAAGAATCCGTCGCCCGCACGCACCGCTGGGCCAAGCGCTGCCTGGATGAGCACGATCGCCTCACCCGCGAGCGCGCCCACCGCCCAAAGCAGTCGCTGTGGGGCGTTGTTCAAGGCGCGCAGTACGAGGACCTGCGCCGCCAGGCCACCCGCGGCCTGCTCGACCTCGATCGCGCCGCACGCGAGGACGGCAAGCGCGGCTTTGGCGGCTTCGGCATCGGCGGCGCGCTGGAGAAGGAAAACCTGGGCACCATTGTCGGATGGGTCTGCGATGATCTACCCGAGGACAAGCCGCGCCACCTGCTCGGCATCTCCGAGCCGGACGATATCTTTACCGCCGTCGAGGCCGGTGCCGATACCTTCGACTGCGTGGCGCCTACCCGCTTGGCGCGCCGCGGCGGCGTCTACACCCTTGACGGCCGCATGAACCTCACCAATGCGCGCTTCAAGCGGGATTTTGCCGGCGTGGACGAGGAATTCGGCGGCTACGTATCTGAGAATTACTCCCGCGCCTACCTGCACCACCTGCTCAAGGCGAAGGAATTCCTCGCCGGCACGCTGTGCACCATCCACAATGTGGAGTTCATGATTCGCTTGGTGGATAATATCCGCGCCGCCATCGACGGCGGATATTACGAGGCCTACCGCGATGAATTCCTCGGCCGCTATTACGCCGGCAAATAGTCCTCGCGCTTCTTCACCCACTTAATGACCGCGGCCGTCACCGGCAGCATGACGGCCTCCATCAGGGTCTTCCACACGAAGCCCACGATGACGTAGTTAATAAACCCGCCCACGGTGTCCACGCCGATGACCGGCGCGGCGATGGCGCAAAACAACAGCGTATCGCCGAATTCGCCCACCACGG
The nucleotide sequence above comes from Corynebacterium tuberculostearicum. Encoded proteins:
- the tgt gene encoding tRNA guanosine(34) transglycosylase Tgt codes for the protein MDLSFDVGKRLPEGPGKHGRSGVIHTPHGDIQTPAFIPVATKATVKTLTPEQIRSTGAQAILSNAYHLYLQPGHDIVDEAGGVAEFENWHGPTYTDSGGFQVMSLGVGFKKVLAMDVADLSDKDIRAAKKERMAQVDEDGVDFKSVIDGSKHRFTPEKSMQIQHGLGADIMFAFDELTTLVDTRTYQEESVARTHRWAKRCLDEHDRLTRERAHRPKQSLWGVVQGAQYEDLRRQATRGLLDLDRAAREDGKRGFGGFGIGGALEKENLGTIVGWVCDDLPEDKPRHLLGISEPDDIFTAVEAGADTFDCVAPTRLARRGGVYTLDGRMNLTNARFKRDFAGVDEEFGGYVSENYSRAYLHHLLKAKEFLAGTLCTIHNVEFMIRLVDNIRAAIDGGYYEAYRDEFLGRYYAGK